A single genomic interval of Burkholderia sp. HI2500 harbors:
- the gabD gene encoding NADP-dependent succinate-semialdehyde dehydrogenase, which yields MSTVQETLALKDPSLFRQQAYVNGEWQGATNGETFEVRNPATGGLLGTVPAMGTAETRHAIEAANAAWPAWRKKTAKERAVVLRKWHDLMMENADDLALILTTEQGKSLAEAKGEIGYAASFLEWFAEEGKRVYGDTIPTPASDKRIVVTKEAIGVCAAITPWNFPAAMITRKVGPALAAGCPIVVKPAEATPFSALAMAVLAERAGVPAGVFSVVTGDPKAIGGELTSNPIVRKLSFTGSTPVGRLLMSQCAATVKKVSLELGGNAPFIVFDDADLDAAVQGAIASKYRNSGQTCVCTNRFYVHEAVYDQFAQKLAAAVGQLKVGRGTEPGVTQGPLINEAAVLKVEAHIEDALAKGATVVTGGKRHALGHGFFEPTVLTGVTPAMKVAKEETFGPLAPLFKFGSDDEVIRLANDTEFGLAAYFYSRDIGRVWKVAEALEYGMVGVNTGLISNEVAPFGGVKQSGLGREGSHYGIDDYVVIKYLCLAV from the coding sequence ATGAGCACGGTTCAGGAAACCCTGGCACTGAAAGACCCGTCGCTGTTCCGCCAGCAGGCGTACGTCAACGGCGAATGGCAAGGCGCGACGAACGGCGAGACGTTCGAAGTCCGCAACCCGGCGACGGGCGGCCTGCTCGGCACGGTGCCGGCGATGGGCACGGCCGAAACGCGTCACGCGATCGAAGCCGCGAACGCCGCCTGGCCGGCGTGGCGCAAGAAGACCGCGAAGGAACGCGCGGTCGTCCTGCGCAAGTGGCACGACCTGATGATGGAAAACGCCGACGATCTCGCGCTGATCCTGACCACCGAGCAGGGCAAGTCGCTGGCCGAAGCGAAGGGCGAGATCGGCTATGCCGCATCGTTCCTCGAGTGGTTCGCGGAAGAAGGCAAGCGCGTGTACGGCGACACGATCCCGACGCCGGCGAGCGACAAGCGCATCGTCGTGACGAAGGAAGCGATCGGCGTGTGCGCGGCGATCACGCCGTGGAACTTCCCGGCGGCGATGATCACGCGCAAGGTCGGCCCGGCGCTTGCCGCAGGCTGCCCGATCGTCGTGAAGCCGGCCGAGGCGACGCCGTTCTCCGCGCTCGCGATGGCCGTGCTGGCCGAGCGCGCGGGCGTGCCGGCGGGCGTGTTCAGCGTCGTCACGGGCGATCCGAAAGCGATCGGCGGCGAGCTGACGTCGAACCCGATCGTGCGCAAGCTGTCGTTCACCGGCTCGACGCCGGTCGGCCGCCTGCTGATGTCGCAATGCGCGGCGACGGTCAAGAAGGTGTCGCTGGAGCTCGGCGGCAACGCGCCGTTCATCGTGTTCGACGACGCCGACCTCGATGCAGCCGTGCAGGGCGCGATCGCATCGAAGTACCGCAACAGCGGCCAGACCTGCGTGTGCACGAACCGTTTCTACGTGCATGAAGCCGTGTACGACCAGTTCGCGCAGAAGCTCGCGGCAGCCGTCGGCCAGCTGAAGGTGGGCCGCGGCACGGAGCCGGGCGTCACGCAAGGTCCGCTGATCAACGAAGCCGCCGTGCTGAAGGTCGAGGCGCACATCGAGGACGCGCTCGCGAAGGGTGCGACCGTCGTGACGGGCGGCAAGCGCCACGCGCTCGGCCACGGCTTCTTCGAGCCGACCGTGCTGACGGGTGTCACGCCGGCGATGAAGGTCGCGAAGGAAGAGACGTTCGGGCCGCTCGCGCCGCTGTTCAAGTTCGGCAGCGACGACGAAGTGATCCGCCTCGCGAACGACACCGAGTTCGGCCTGGCCGCGTACTTCTACAGCCGCGACATCGGCCGCGTGTGGAAGGTGGCGGAAGCGCTCGAATACGGGATGGTCGGCGTGAACACGGGCCTGATCTCGAACGAAGTCGCGCCGTTCGGTGGCGTGAAGCAGTCGGGCCTCGGCCGCGAAGGCTCGCACTACGGCATCGACGACTACGTCGTGATCAAGTACCTCTGCCTCGCCGTCTGA